GGCGGCGCTGACAGTGGCCAAGCAGTTGCAGCAACTCGGTCAGGACGCGGCAGGCACCTCTATCCTCAAGGGCTGCGTGGAAACCTACGGTGACGACCCCAAGGTCATGCAGAGCGTCGCCAAGCTCACCGACGACCCGCTGGTGCTGGGGGCGGTGACCGAAGCCGTGGACCTCAACCGCCAGGGCGTGCGCAGCTACCAGGGGGGCCAGCTCAACGAGGCGCTGGGCATGTTCCGCAAGGCGCTGTCGCTGCAGCCGAAGAACATCAGCATTGCCCTGAACACCGCCCAGGCGCTGCTGCGCATCGGCGGCGAGACGCCGCCGCCGGCGTTGATGCAGGAGTGCCGCGACTGCCTTACCAGCGTGGCCGGCATTCCCGCCAGCGACAGCCGCTATGACCGTTACCGCAAACTGCACATCCGGGTCTTTGGCGCATGAACCAGGATAACCAGGGGCTGGATTTTTCCACGGTGATCGCCTCCACCGTGCATGACCTGAAGAACTCCCTCTCGGCGCTGACCCACGCCCACAATCAATGGCTGGCGCGCCTCCCTGAAGAGCTGCGCGGCGGAACCGAGCAGGGCGTGGTGGAGCATGAACTCAGCCATCTGAACGGCATGCTCGTGCAGTTGCTGGGGCTCTACAAACTGGGCGTCAACCAGTTGCCCATCTGCCCGGGCTATCACGAGCTGGACGACTTCATCGAGGCCCAACTGGCGACCCAGGAAGACGTGATCAAGCACCGCGATATCCTGGCTACCTGGCGCATCGAGACCGAAAGCCCGTTGGGGTTCTTCGACCGTGAACTGGTCGCCTCGGTAGTGACCAATGTGCTCACCAACGCCATCCGCTATGCCGGCCACGCCTTGTTGATCAGCATCGAGGAAGAGGGCGAGCAGCTGGTGATCAGCGTCAACGACGATGGTGCTGGCTATCCACAGCGCATGCTCGAACGCCAGCATGACTACGTGCAGGGTATCGATTCGCAGAGTGGCAGTACCGGATTGGGGCTGTATTTCGCGGCGCGGATTGCCGCGTTGCACGAGCGCAATGGCGTGCGCGGGCGGATCGAGATCGCCAATGGCGGGACGCTGGGGGGCGGGTTGTTCCGGTTGTATCTGCCTTGATTTGGTGAGAGGCAAGCTGGACCATGGTCATATTCGCTCTCTCTATCGACTGTACCGAGTTCCAGAACAATGAACCCATTGCCCGTTAGCCTAATCCGCGAAACCTTCCCCGTCGGCCCCTTGCAGTGCAACTGCACCCTGATCGGCGACCCGGTCAGCAAGCACGCCATCGTCGTCGATCCGGGCGGGGACGAGCAGAAGATTCTCGCCCGCCTGCAACACCATGGCCTGACCCTGGTGAGCATCATTCACACCCACGCGCACTTCGACCATTTCCTCGCCTCGGGCAGGCTCAAGGAGCTGACCGGCGCCACGCTGCACCTGCACAAGGCCGACCAACCGCTGTGGGAGAGCCTGGAAATGCAGTGCCAGATGTTCGGCGTGCCCTACACGCCGGTGCCATCGCCGGACCGCTGGCTGAGCGACGACGAGGAGCTGGCCTGCGGCTGCGGCGTGGCGTTGCACACGCCGGGGCATACGCCAGGCTCGATGAGCTTCTGGTTCGCCGAGCACAAGTTGCTGATCGCCGGCGATACCTTGTTCCGCCGTGGTGTCGGGCGTACCGATTTGTGGGGAGGCGATCAGCGGGCTATCGTTCGTTCCATCAAGGAACGCCTGTACCGCCTGGATGAGGACGCCACCGTGGTGACCGGTCATGGCCCGGACACCCGCCTCGGCGACGAGATGCGCGAGAACCCCTTCGTGCGTGCCTGAGGTTTCATGGAATTTTTCCGCAGCGCTGCAATCCAAGGCTGGCATAGATCCGTAGGCGATCCGCTGCACTTTTGAATTTCAGTAGGAGCTTGTCCATGTTCACCATGCGTCGTCTGATTATCGTCGCTACCGCCGCCGCCCTGATGTCTGGTTGTGCCAGCCCCAACCCGTATGACAGCCAGGGCCAGGCGCAGGGCTCCACAGGGATGAGCAAGACCGCCAAGTACGGTGGCCTGGGCGCGCTGGCCGGTGCCATCGCTGGAGCCGCCATCGACCACAACAACCGCGGCAAGGGTGCGCTGATCGGCGCCGCCGCGGTGGGCGCCGCAGCGGCCGGTTACGGTTACTACGCCGATAAGCAGGAAGCCGAGCTGCGGGCGCAGATGGCCAATACCGGCGTCGAAGTGCAGCGCCAGGGCGACCAGATCAAGCTGATCATGCCGGGTAACATCACCTTCGCCACCGATTCGGCGAATATCTCTCCAAGTTTCTACTCGCCGCTGAACAACCTGGCCAACTCGTTCAAGCAGTTCAACCAGAACACTATCGAAGTGGTGGGCTTCACCGACAGCACCGGCAGCCGTCAGCACAACATGGACCTCTCGCAGCGCCGTGCCCAGGCGGTCAGCACCTACCTGACCTCCCAGGGCGTGGATTCGTCGCGGGTCAGCGTGCGCGGCATGGGCCCGGACCAGCCGATCGCCAGCAACGCCGATGCCAATGGTCGTGCGCAGAACCGTCGGGTCGAGGTCAACCTGAAGCCGATCCCGGGCCAGCAGTATGACCAGCAGGGAACCGTACAACAGTACCCTTAAGCCGCCTGGTTGCAATCGATCGCGGGACAAGCCCGCTTCCACACTATTCATTCATGGCGTGGGAGAGGGCTTGTCCCGCGATGCTTTCTAGCGCTCGGTACTGGCCTGAATCGCCGTCAACGCGATGGTATGCACGATATCGTCCACCTGCGCCCCGCGCGGTAGGTCGTTGACCGGCTTGCGCAGCCCTTGCAGCATCGGCCCGAGGCTGACGCAATCGGCGCTGCGCTGTACCGCCTTGTGCGTGGTGTTGCCGGTGTTGAGGTCGGGGAATACGAACACCGTGGCGCGTCCGGCTACCGAGCTCGACGGCGCCAGCTGTCGGGCGATCTCGGGGTTGGCGGCGGCGTCGTACTGCAACGGGCCGTCGATCAGCAGGTCGTGCTCGGCCTGCTGCGCCAGGCGCGTGGCCTCGCGGACCTTCTCCACCTCTTCGTCGCTGGCCGCCGAGTCGCTGGAGTAGCTGAGCATCGCCACCCGTGGCGCGATGCCGAACGATTCGGCCGACTCGGCGCTCTGCCGGGCGATCTCCGCCAGTTCGGCGGCGCTGGGGTGCGGGTTCATCACGCAGTCGCCATAGACCAGCACCTGGTCGGGGAACAGCATGAAGAACACCGAGGACACCAGGCTGCTGCCCGGCGCGGTCTTGATCAGTTGCAAGGCCGGCCGGATGGTGTTGGCGGTGGAATGCACCAGGCCCGAGACCAGGCCGTCGACTTCACCGAGTGCCAGCATCATGGTACCGATCACCACCGGGTCTTCCAGTTGCTGCTCGGCCATCGGCGCGTTGAGGTTCTTGCTCTTGCGCAGGTTCACCATGGGTTCGACATAGCGACCACGGATCACCTCGGGGTCGAGCACCTCCAGGTCCGGCGGCAAGGTGATGCCCTGGGCGCGGGCCACGGCTTGCACTTCCTCGGGCTTGGCCAGCAGCACGCAACGGGCGATGCCCCGGGCCTGGCACAAGGCCGCGGCCTGCACCAGCAAGGGCTCGGCGCCCTCGGGCAGAACGATGCGCTTGTTGGCCTGCTGGGCGCGCTGGATCAACTGGTAGCGGAACACCGCCGGTGACAGGCGCAGCTCGCGTGGCGTGCCGCAGCGCTGGTGCAGCCAGGCAGCGTCCAGGTGGCTGGCGACGAAGTCGGTGATGAACTCGGCGCGCTCGCGGTCGTCCACCGGGATCTCGCGGTTCAGCGAGTTGAGCTGGTTGGCGGTGTCGTAGGAGCCGGTGCTCACCGACAGGATCGGCAGGCCGGCCTGCAGGGCGCCGCGGCACAACTCGAGGATGCGTGGGTCGGGCTTGCTGTCGCTGGTCAGCAGCAGGCCGGCCAGGGGCACGCCGTTGATCGCCGCCATGCACACGGCGAGGATGATGTCGTCGCGGTCGCCCGGCGTCACCACCAGGGTGCCGGAGGTCAGCAGCGGCACGGTGTTGGCCACGGTGCGGGCGCAGATGATGATCTTGCTCATGCGACGCTGGTCGTAGTCGCCGGGGTTGAGCACCTGGGCGCCGAGCAGCTCGGCCACGTCGCGGGTGCGCGGGGCGTTGAGCTCGGCCTGGTAGGGGATGCAGCCGAGCAGGCGGAAGTCGTTGCCGCGCAGCAGCGGCGAGTGCTCGCGCAGGCGCGTGGCGAAATCGGCCATGCTTTCGTCGGTGCGCACCTTGTTGAGGATCACCCCCAGCACCTTCGGGTCGCGCGGGCCGCCGAACAGCTGGGCCTGCAGTTCGACACGGCCGGACAGCTCGCTGAGCACCTCGTTTTCCGGCGCCGACACCAGGATCACCTCGGCGTCCAGGCTCTTGGCCAGGTGCAGGTTGACCCTGGCGGCATAGCTGGCGTGGCGGGTCGGCACCATGCCCTCGACCACCACCACGTCCTTGCCGACGCAGGCCTGCTGGTAC
This sequence is a window from Pseudomonas maumuensis. Protein-coding genes within it:
- the pta gene encoding phosphate acetyltransferase; amino-acid sequence: MQTFFIAPTDFGVGLTSISLGLVRTLERAGLKVGFFKPIAQPHPGDTGPERSSELVARTHGIKPPTPLSLGHVERMLGDGQLDELLEQIIRLYQQACVGKDVVVVEGMVPTRHASYAARVNLHLAKSLDAEVILVSAPENEVLSELSGRVELQAQLFGGPRDPKVLGVILNKVRTDESMADFATRLREHSPLLRGNDFRLLGCIPYQAELNAPRTRDVAELLGAQVLNPGDYDQRRMSKIIICARTVANTVPLLTSGTLVVTPGDRDDIILAVCMAAINGVPLAGLLLTSDSKPDPRILELCRGALQAGLPILSVSTGSYDTANQLNSLNREIPVDDRERAEFITDFVASHLDAAWLHQRCGTPRELRLSPAVFRYQLIQRAQQANKRIVLPEGAEPLLVQAAALCQARGIARCVLLAKPEEVQAVARAQGITLPPDLEVLDPEVIRGRYVEPMVNLRKSKNLNAPMAEQQLEDPVVIGTMMLALGEVDGLVSGLVHSTANTIRPALQLIKTAPGSSLVSSVFFMLFPDQVLVYGDCVMNPHPSAAELAEIARQSAESAESFGIAPRVAMLSYSSDSAASDEEVEKVREATRLAQQAEHDLLIDGPLQYDAAANPEIARQLAPSSSVAGRATVFVFPDLNTGNTTHKAVQRSADCVSLGPMLQGLRKPVNDLPRGAQVDDIVHTIALTAIQASTER
- a CDS encoding MBL fold metallo-hydrolase — translated: MNPLPVSLIRETFPVGPLQCNCTLIGDPVSKHAIVVDPGGDEQKILARLQHHGLTLVSIIHTHAHFDHFLASGRLKELTGATLHLHKADQPLWESLEMQCQMFGVPYTPVPSPDRWLSDDEELACGCGVALHTPGHTPGSMSFWFAEHKLLIAGDTLFRRGVGRTDLWGGDQRAIVRSIKERLYRLDEDATVVTGHGPDTRLGDEMRENPFVRA
- a CDS encoding OmpA family protein; its protein translation is MFTMRRLIIVATAAALMSGCASPNPYDSQGQAQGSTGMSKTAKYGGLGALAGAIAGAAIDHNNRGKGALIGAAAVGAAAAGYGYYADKQEAELRAQMANTGVEVQRQGDQIKLIMPGNITFATDSANISPSFYSPLNNLANSFKQFNQNTIEVVGFTDSTGSRQHNMDLSQRRAQAVSTYLTSQGVDSSRVSVRGMGPDQPIASNADANGRAQNRRVEVNLKPIPGQQYDQQGTVQQYP
- a CDS encoding sensor histidine kinase, yielding MNQDNQGLDFSTVIASTVHDLKNSLSALTHAHNQWLARLPEELRGGTEQGVVEHELSHLNGMLVQLLGLYKLGVNQLPICPGYHELDDFIEAQLATQEDVIKHRDILATWRIETESPLGFFDRELVASVVTNVLTNAIRYAGHALLISIEEEGEQLVISVNDDGAGYPQRMLERQHDYVQGIDSQSGSTGLGLYFAARIAALHERNGVRGRIEIANGGTLGGGLFRLYLP